A part of Streptomyces sp. NBC_01497 genomic DNA contains:
- a CDS encoding amino acid ABC transporter permease has translation MSGGSVLYDTPGVRARRRNLLYTVVFLAALALTAWWVLAAMADKRQLTAAKWSPFVTDSQVWTTYLLPGLGGTLLAAALAIVVALPVGALLGLGRLSDHAWVRVPAGVVVEFFRAIPVLLLMVFAAQLYVEFSDVPSDARPLYAVVTGLVLYNASVMAEIVRAGILSLPRGQTDAAKAVGMRKGRIMTAVLLPQAVTAMLPVLVSQLVVIVKDTALGGAVLALSELLAQSRTITANYGANTIATFTVIAVLYIIINSCLAGFAGWLERRSRGTRRSGAVVPGARSAPDLGAVRAARTAKDERRDA, from the coding sequence ATGAGCGGCGGCTCGGTCCTCTACGACACGCCGGGCGTTCGCGCGAGGCGGCGCAACCTGCTGTACACGGTGGTGTTCCTGGCCGCCCTCGCGCTCACCGCCTGGTGGGTGCTCGCGGCGATGGCCGACAAGCGGCAGCTGACCGCGGCGAAGTGGAGCCCCTTCGTCACGGACTCCCAGGTCTGGACGACGTACCTGCTGCCGGGGCTCGGCGGGACGCTGCTCGCGGCGGCGCTCGCGATCGTCGTGGCGCTGCCGGTCGGCGCGCTCCTCGGCCTCGGCCGGCTGTCCGACCACGCCTGGGTGCGGGTGCCCGCCGGGGTGGTGGTGGAGTTCTTCCGCGCCATCCCGGTGCTGCTGCTGATGGTCTTCGCCGCGCAGTTGTACGTCGAGTTCAGCGATGTCCCGTCCGACGCCAGGCCGCTGTACGCGGTGGTGACCGGTCTCGTCCTCTACAACGCGTCCGTGATGGCCGAGATCGTGCGGGCCGGCATCCTGTCGCTGCCGCGCGGGCAGACCGACGCGGCGAAGGCCGTCGGGATGCGCAAGGGCCGGATCATGACGGCCGTACTGCTGCCGCAGGCGGTGACGGCGATGCTGCCCGTGCTCGTCAGCCAGCTCGTGGTCATCGTCAAGGACACCGCGCTGGGCGGCGCGGTCCTCGCCCTGTCCGAGCTGCTCGCGCAGAGCAGGACGATCACGGCCAACTACGGGGCGAACACCATCGCCACGTTCACGGTCATCGCCGTTCTGTACATCATCATCAATTCCTGCCTGGCGGGCTTCGCCGGATGGCTGGAACGCCGCTCCCGCGGAACGCGGCGCTCCGGCGCCGTCGTCCCCGGCGCCCGGTCCGCCCCGGACCTCGGGGCGGTGCGCGCGGCCCGCACCGCGAAGGACGAGCGCCGGGACGCCTGA
- a CDS encoding FAD-dependent monooxygenase, whose product MDPVIVVGAGPVGLTLALALAAAEVPSVVLDESDGEDPRRAARTVVLRPDTAALTARLGCTTLGDEGARWDGWRLMRRKQPVRALPLGVEGFPSPVHIAQHALTRGLREAIAKTSLVKIVTKSRLDSLEQDRTGVTAHTRGPGTSYWRGSYLVGCDGARSTVRKLLAVRFPGRTAVERYAVAALRAELPWPREAVLHRQPPWRTGGDEISARPLPEGAWRLDWLLPARGDLVTPDALLARVREALAGWCGETPPYELLDTGVYTLHHRLAQRWRVDRAFLAGEAAHLMGAVGTQGLDEGVRDADNLAWKLALAWHHGATKTLLDSYQAERRTAVAARLRAADQSLPILRGGGGLRGLLPGSGSGRDTLLADGHLGQGPLGAPPSYPNSPLGAPLGEGWAAVGTAVGAPVTDVRVTTPDGTASRLRDRLGRGRLLVLLVAPGTAVWDRRHWMKAGVMPRLVSAVDGLPADAELLVTEAYPGASAHNVLLVRPDGHLAAAFGGVRPAELRAAADALRGGVPSDTRASAEGRTAPIN is encoded by the coding sequence GTGGACCCGGTGATCGTCGTCGGAGCGGGCCCCGTGGGGCTCACGCTCGCGCTGGCTCTCGCGGCCGCGGAGGTCCCCTCCGTCGTGCTCGACGAGAGCGACGGCGAGGACCCCCGGCGCGCGGCGCGGACGGTGGTGCTCCGCCCGGACACCGCGGCGCTGACGGCACGCCTCGGCTGTACCACCCTCGGTGACGAGGGGGCCCGGTGGGACGGCTGGCGACTGATGCGGCGCAAGCAGCCGGTGCGAGCCCTGCCGCTCGGCGTCGAGGGCTTCCCCTCCCCCGTGCACATCGCGCAGCACGCGCTCACCCGGGGGCTGCGCGAAGCGATCGCCAAGACCTCCCTCGTAAAGATCGTCACGAAGAGCCGCCTCGACTCGCTGGAGCAGGACCGTACGGGTGTCACGGCCCACACCCGAGGCCCCGGCACCTCCTACTGGCGGGGCAGCTACCTGGTGGGCTGCGACGGGGCACGGTCGACGGTCCGCAAACTGCTCGCCGTACGCTTCCCCGGGCGCACGGCGGTCGAGCGGTACGCGGTCGCCGCGCTGCGCGCGGAGCTGCCGTGGCCCCGCGAGGCCGTGCTGCACCGGCAGCCGCCCTGGCGCACCGGCGGCGACGAGATCTCGGCCCGTCCGCTGCCCGAGGGGGCCTGGCGACTCGACTGGCTGCTGCCCGCGCGGGGGGACCTCGTCACGCCCGACGCCCTGCTGGCCCGGGTACGGGAGGCCCTCGCGGGCTGGTGCGGCGAGACCCCGCCGTACGAGCTGCTCGACACCGGCGTGTACACGCTCCACCACCGGCTTGCGCAGCGGTGGCGGGTGGACCGCGCCTTCCTGGCCGGCGAGGCGGCACACCTGATGGGCGCCGTCGGCACGCAGGGCCTCGACGAGGGCGTCAGGGACGCCGACAACCTGGCCTGGAAGCTGGCGCTCGCCTGGCACCACGGCGCGACGAAGACCCTTCTCGACAGCTATCAGGCGGAGCGGCGCACGGCGGTCGCGGCCCGGCTGCGCGCGGCGGACCAGTCGCTGCCGATACTGCGCGGCGGAGGAGGTCTGCGCGGGTTGCTGCCCGGCTCGGGCAGCGGACGCGACACCCTGCTCGCGGACGGGCACCTGGGCCAGGGCCCGCTGGGTGCGCCCCCCTCCTACCCGAACTCGCCGCTCGGGGCGCCGCTCGGCGAAGGGTGGGCGGCGGTCGGCACCGCGGTGGGCGCTCCCGTCACGGATGTGCGGGTGACGACCCCGGACGGCACCGCGAGCAGACTGCGCGACCGGCTGGGCCGGGGGCGGCTGCTCGTCCTGCTGGTGGCGCCCGGCACGGCGGTGTGGGACCGGCGGCACTGGATGAAGGCGGGCGTGATGCCGCGCCTCGTCTCGGCCGTCGACGGCCTGCCGGCGGACGCCGAGCTGCTGGTGACGGAGGCGTACCCCGGCGCCTCGGCCCACAACGTCCTGCTCGTACGGCCCGACGGGCACCTCGCGGCGGCGTTCGGCGGCGTCCGGCCGGCGGAGCTGCGCGCCGCGGCGGACGCGCTGCGCGGCGGGGTGCCCTCGGACACACGCGCGAGCGCGGAGGGCCGCACCGCTCCCATCAATTGA
- a CDS encoding putative leader peptide, whose product MRLWRRVHMDLLRYAGCVCRPSC is encoded by the coding sequence GTGCGCCTGTGGCGGAGGGTCCATATGGACCTGCTCCGCTATGCGGGCTGCGTGTGTCGCCCGTCCTGCTGA
- a CDS encoding cysteine dioxygenase — translation MSVSASPASPASSLSDSVPASASASPDAAAAAPSAGPSPAELLAFVRTTAADHELVASLPLDPEGRTWIRLDGPAGSEAWLIGWPPGTGTGWHDHGGSHGALATAAGALTEDSLAARLPTEGWKTLELAEGVDRHRVLDTGDARAFGEHHVHEVRNESDGAHAVSVHAYYPPLPLMRRYSRTGSVLRLEEVERPEEWQ, via the coding sequence ATGTCTGTTTCCGCTTCCCCTGCCTCACCTGCTTCCTCCCTCTCCGATTCCGTCCCCGCCTCCGCCTCCGCCTCCCCGGACGCGGCAGCTGCCGCGCCCTCGGCGGGCCCGTCGCCCGCGGAGCTCCTCGCCTTCGTCCGCACGACGGCGGCGGACCACGAACTCGTCGCCTCCCTGCCGCTCGACCCGGAGGGACGCACCTGGATCCGCCTCGACGGCCCCGCGGGCAGCGAGGCGTGGCTCATCGGCTGGCCGCCCGGTACGGGCACCGGCTGGCACGACCACGGCGGCTCCCACGGTGCGCTCGCCACCGCGGCGGGCGCGCTGACGGAGGACTCGCTCGCCGCGCGGCTGCCCACCGAGGGCTGGAAGACGCTGGAACTGGCCGAGGGCGTGGACCGGCACCGGGTGCTGGACACGGGTGACGCCCGCGCGTTCGGCGAACACCATGTGCACGAGGTACGCAACGAGTCGGACGGGGCGCACGCCGTGTCGGTGCACGCGTACTACCCGCCGCTTCCCCTGATGCGCCGTTACAGCAGGACGGGCTCCGTACTGCGGCTCGAAGAGGTCGAACGTCCCGAGGAGTGGCAGTGA
- a CDS encoding rhodanese-like domain-containing protein — protein MERARSGLDRIGPDEARRAVREDAALLVDIRYERQRERDGLIPGALQIERNELEWRLDPQGSHRIPEATDHDRLIVVFCNEGYASSLAAASLQQLGLHRATDLEGGFQAWREAGFPVTP, from the coding sequence CTGGAGCGGGCCCGGTCCGGTCTCGACCGGATCGGCCCCGACGAAGCACGTCGCGCGGTACGGGAGGACGCCGCACTGCTGGTCGACATCCGCTACGAGCGGCAGCGCGAACGCGACGGGCTGATCCCGGGCGCCCTGCAGATCGAACGCAACGAGCTGGAGTGGCGCCTCGACCCCCAGGGCAGCCACAGGATCCCGGAGGCGACGGACCACGACCGCCTGATCGTGGTGTTCTGCAACGAGGGGTACGCGTCGTCCCTGGCCGCCGCCTCGCTCCAGCAGTTGGGCCTGCACCGCGCGACGGACCTGGAGGGCGGCTTCCAGGCCTGGCGCGAGGCGGGCTTTCCCGTCACACCCTGA
- the recX gene encoding recombination regulator RecX, with protein MPEEEPSRAGAGRRAGRRGRTARPGGGSDPSRAGQELPPQDPAERARAICLRQLTGMPRTRKQLADALRKREIPDEVAEEVLSRFEDVGLIDDAAFAGAWVESRHHGRGLARRALARELRTKGVESTVIDEAVGQVDEEREEATARRLVTSKLRSTRGLDRDRRLRRLVGMLARKGYGQGLALRVVRQALEEEGEDTEGLDETFPD; from the coding sequence GTGCCCGAGGAGGAGCCTTCCCGTGCCGGCGCCGGGCGCCGGGCCGGGAGGCGGGGACGGACAGCACGGCCGGGTGGCGGCTCCGACCCGTCGAGGGCCGGGCAGGAGCTGCCACCCCAGGACCCGGCCGAGCGGGCACGGGCGATCTGCCTGCGCCAGCTCACCGGCATGCCGCGGACCCGCAAGCAGTTGGCGGATGCCCTGCGGAAACGGGAGATCCCCGACGAGGTCGCGGAAGAGGTGCTCTCCCGCTTCGAGGACGTGGGACTGATCGACGACGCGGCGTTCGCGGGTGCCTGGGTGGAGTCCCGCCACCACGGCCGTGGTCTGGCGCGCCGCGCTCTCGCCCGCGAACTGCGGACGAAGGGTGTCGAGTCCACGGTCATCGACGAGGCGGTCGGGCAGGTCGATGAGGAGCGCGAGGAGGCCACGGCGCGCAGGCTGGTCACCTCGAAACTCCGCTCGACGCGCGGCCTGGACCGCGACCGCCGGCTGCGCCGCCTGGTCGGCATGCTGGCGCGCAAGGGGTACGGCCAGGGACTGGCGCTGCGAGTGGTGCGCCAGGCGCTGGAGGAGGAGGGGGAGGACACCGAGGGTCTCGACGAGACGTTCCCGGACTGA
- the recA gene encoding recombinase RecA, giving the protein MAGTDREKALDAALAQIERQFGKGAVMRLGERPNEPIEVIPTGSTALDVALGVGGLPRGRVVEVYGPESSGKTTLTLHAVANAQRAGGAVAFVDAEHALDPEYAKKLGVDIDNLLLSQPDNGEQALEIVDMLVRSGALDLIVIDSVAALVPRAEIEGEMGDSHVGLQARLMSQALRKITSALNQSKTTAIFINQLREKIGVMFGSPETTTGGRALKFYASVRLDIRRIETLKDGTDAVGNRTRVKVVKNKVAPPFKQAEFDILYGHGISREGGLIDMGVENGFVRKAGAWYTYEGDQLGQGKENARNFLKDNPDLANEIEKKILEKLGVGVRPEEKPAAETPADGAAPAADAAKAVPATATASTASAVSAGKAKTAKAAAAKS; this is encoded by the coding sequence ATGGCAGGTACGGACCGCGAGAAGGCGCTGGACGCCGCACTCGCACAAATTGAGCGGCAGTTCGGCAAGGGTGCGGTGATGCGCCTGGGCGAGCGGCCCAACGAACCGATCGAGGTCATCCCCACCGGCTCGACCGCGCTCGACGTCGCGCTGGGCGTCGGCGGGCTGCCCCGTGGCCGTGTGGTCGAGGTGTACGGCCCGGAGTCCTCCGGAAAGACGACCCTCACGCTGCATGCCGTGGCGAACGCACAGCGGGCGGGCGGAGCGGTGGCCTTCGTGGATGCGGAGCACGCCCTCGATCCCGAGTACGCCAAGAAACTCGGCGTCGACATCGACAATTTGCTCCTCTCGCAGCCGGACAACGGTGAGCAGGCGCTGGAAATCGTGGACATGCTGGTCCGCTCCGGCGCGCTCGACCTGATCGTCATCGACTCCGTCGCCGCGCTCGTGCCGCGCGCGGAGATCGAGGGCGAGATGGGTGACTCGCACGTCGGCCTCCAGGCCCGGTTGATGAGCCAGGCGCTGCGGAAGATCACCAGCGCGCTCAACCAGTCCAAGACGACGGCGATCTTCATCAACCAGCTCCGCGAGAAGATCGGCGTGATGTTCGGCTCGCCGGAGACCACGACGGGTGGCCGCGCGCTCAAGTTCTACGCGTCGGTCCGCCTCGACATCCGGCGCATCGAGACGCTGAAGGACGGCACGGACGCCGTCGGCAACCGGACACGCGTCAAGGTCGTCAAGAACAAGGTCGCGCCTCCGTTCAAGCAGGCCGAGTTCGACATCCTCTACGGGCACGGCATCAGCCGCGAGGGCGGTCTGATCGACATGGGCGTGGAGAACGGCTTCGTGCGCAAGGCGGGCGCCTGGTACACGTACGAGGGCGACCAGCTCGGCCAGGGCAAGGAGAACGCGCGCAACTTCCTGAAGGACAACCCCGACCTGGCGAACGAGATCGAGAAGAAGATCCTCGAAAAGCTGGGCGTCGGTGTCCGGCCCGAGGAGAAGCCCGCCGCCGAGACCCCGGCGGACGGCGCGGCCCCGGCGGCGGACGCGGCCAAGGCGGTGCCCGCCACCGCGACGGCGTCCACGGCGTCGGCGGTGTCCGCGGGCAAGGCCAAGACGGCCAAGGCCGCGGCGGCCAAGAGCTGA
- a CDS encoding oxidoreductase, with protein MSSAPRGTSGTWTLGGSLPVPRLGFGAMQLPGRWGGTARDPEESAVVARRAVELGALHIDTAAFYFTGGVRANDILRRALHPYADGVCLATKVGPIRNADGEMTGEAEPGQLRAAVRQNLKDLGLDVLDLVYLRVGRLSGSTGVPLGDRFAALAELREEGLIRHLGVSNVTEAQLAEARAIAPVAAVQNRYGVLDRHDDALVDTCAAAGIAFMPFFALGGAGGSLASDALRKVAERHGASAHQVALAWGLARSPSIVQIPGTASLAHLEENMAAAELVLSDEDMAMLAA; from the coding sequence ATGTCAAGCGCACCACGCGGCACCTCCGGCACCTGGACCCTCGGCGGCAGCCTGCCCGTTCCACGCCTCGGCTTCGGCGCGATGCAACTGCCGGGGCGATGGGGCGGCACCGCCCGCGATCCTGAGGAGTCGGCGGTCGTGGCCCGCCGCGCCGTCGAACTCGGCGCCCTCCACATCGACACCGCGGCCTTCTACTTCACGGGTGGTGTCCGCGCGAACGACATCCTGCGCCGCGCCCTGCACCCGTACGCGGACGGGGTCTGCCTCGCCACCAAGGTCGGTCCGATCCGCAACGCGGACGGCGAGATGACCGGCGAGGCGGAACCGGGCCAGTTGCGCGCCGCCGTGCGGCAGAACCTCAAGGACCTCGGTCTCGACGTCCTGGACCTCGTGTACCTGCGGGTGGGCCGGCTCAGCGGCTCCACCGGCGTCCCACTCGGCGACCGTTTCGCCGCGCTCGCCGAACTGCGCGAGGAGGGCCTGATCCGGCACCTCGGCGTCAGCAACGTGACGGAAGCCCAACTGGCGGAGGCACGCGCCATCGCACCGGTGGCCGCCGTGCAGAACCGTTACGGGGTGCTCGACCGGCACGACGACGCGCTGGTCGACACCTGCGCGGCGGCGGGGATCGCGTTCATGCCGTTCTTCGCGCTCGGCGGGGCGGGCGGTTCCCTCGCCAGTGACGCCCTCCGCAAGGTCGCCGAACGCCACGGCGCGAGTGCGCACCAGGTGGCACTCGCCTGGGGCCTGGCACGCTCGCCCTCGATCGTGCAGATCCCGGGCACCGCCTCGCTCGCGCACCTGGAGGAGAACATGGCCGCCGCCGAACTCGTCCTGAGCGACGAGGACATGGCGATGCTGGCCGCCTGA
- the dhaK gene encoding dihydroxyacetone kinase subunit DhaK: MKKFVNDPKDYVSEMLEGLALANPDSLRYVPEFNLIMRSDAPDIDKVALVQGSGSGHEPAHVMSVGKGMLDAACPGDVFSAPPTDYVYETVKLVASPKGVLLLVNNYTGDRMAFEMAQELSEADGVAVRTLFIDDDVSVQDSTYTVGRRGVAGNFFVMKACGAAAERGADLDEAYRIGEKVNSVTRTMGMALTACTPPAKGAPLFELPDDEIEMGVGIHGEPGRRREKLRSANEMVTELVTAVADDLPFASGDRVALMVNGLGGTPIGELYLVYGLAHRQLADRGIEVGRSYVGEYCTSLDMAGCSITLVRLDDEIEGLLQDPAETAIRVF, from the coding sequence ATGAAGAAGTTCGTCAACGACCCCAAGGACTACGTGTCCGAGATGCTGGAGGGCCTGGCGCTCGCCAACCCCGACAGCCTCAGGTACGTCCCCGAGTTCAACCTCATCATGCGGTCGGACGCGCCGGACATCGACAAGGTGGCCCTGGTCCAGGGCTCCGGGTCCGGCCACGAGCCCGCCCATGTGATGTCCGTGGGCAAGGGCATGCTGGACGCCGCGTGTCCCGGTGACGTGTTCTCCGCGCCGCCCACCGACTACGTGTACGAGACGGTCAAGCTGGTGGCTTCACCGAAGGGTGTGCTGCTGCTGGTCAACAACTACACGGGTGACCGGATGGCCTTCGAGATGGCGCAGGAGCTGTCCGAGGCCGACGGCGTCGCCGTGCGCACCCTGTTCATCGACGACGACGTGTCCGTCCAGGACTCGACCTACACGGTCGGCCGCCGGGGTGTCGCGGGCAACTTCTTCGTGATGAAGGCGTGCGGTGCGGCGGCCGAGCGCGGCGCGGACCTGGACGAGGCGTACCGGATCGGCGAGAAGGTCAACTCCGTCACCCGCACCATGGGCATGGCGCTGACCGCCTGCACCCCGCCGGCGAAGGGGGCGCCCCTGTTCGAACTGCCCGACGACGAGATCGAGATGGGCGTCGGCATCCACGGCGAGCCGGGCAGGCGGCGAGAGAAGCTGCGGTCCGCGAACGAGATGGTCACGGAACTCGTGACGGCGGTCGCCGACGATCTGCCGTTCGCGTCGGGCGACCGGGTCGCGCTGATGGTCAACGGCCTCGGCGGTACACCGATCGGCGAGTTGTATCTGGTCTACGGGCTGGCCCACCGGCAGCTCGCGGACCGGGGCATCGAGGTCGGCCGTTCGTACGTCGGCGAGTACTGCACCTCGCTCGACATGGCGGGTTGCTCGATCACGCTGGTACGGCTGGACGACGAGATCGAGGGCCTGCTCCAGGACCCGGCGGAGACCGCGATCCGCGTCTTCTGA
- the dhaL gene encoding dihydroxyacetone kinase subunit DhaL, translating into MSPTVSDLEYVVQTVARTAVDNERYFCDLDAVVGDGDFGYSLARGFEIVLADWDTLDRSTPAQFLKQVALTISKRVGGTSGPLWGTAFLRAASAVIERGSMGCLTDHDAVAMLRASIEGIKARGKSDLGDKTLLDALIPMTDALEKQVDSGVADPARTPAELARVAAFAARTAADATTPMQAMRGRPSYTGERSIGSPDAGAVAVAVMAERVADEWPGRL; encoded by the coding sequence ATGTCGCCCACTGTCAGTGATCTCGAATATGTCGTCCAGACCGTCGCCCGTACCGCTGTCGACAACGAGCGGTACTTCTGTGACCTCGACGCGGTCGTCGGGGACGGCGACTTCGGCTACTCGCTCGCGCGCGGCTTCGAGATCGTCCTCGCCGACTGGGACACGCTCGACCGCTCCACCCCCGCCCAGTTCCTCAAGCAGGTCGCGCTCACCATCTCCAAGCGGGTCGGCGGCACTTCGGGGCCCCTGTGGGGAACAGCGTTCCTACGGGCCGCCTCTGCCGTGATCGAGCGCGGCAGCATGGGATGCCTCACCGACCACGACGCGGTGGCGATGCTCCGGGCCTCGATCGAGGGCATCAAGGCGCGCGGAAAGTCCGACCTCGGGGACAAGACGCTGCTCGACGCGTTGATCCCGATGACCGACGCACTGGAGAAGCAGGTGGACAGCGGCGTGGCCGACCCCGCGCGTACCCCCGCCGAGCTGGCGCGGGTCGCGGCTTTCGCCGCCCGTACCGCGGCCGACGCCACCACCCCGATGCAGGCGATGCGGGGCAGGCCCAGTTACACGGGGGAGCGCAGCATCGGCTCTCCGGACGCGGGCGCGGTGGCGGTCGCCGTCATGGCGGAGCGCGTCGCCGACGAATGGCCGGGACGCCTGTGA
- a CDS encoding HAD-IA family hydrolase encodes MSAVPALIFDCDGVLADTERDGHLPAFNETFAEFGLPVRWSDAEYAQLVKVGGGKERMKTLLTPEFLAGTGLPDDPAALDAEVAKWHRRKTEIYTGIIASGAVPPRPGVRRIAEEAADAGWALAVASTSAERSVRSVLDVAVGHALAPRFAVFAGDVVAHKKPAPDIYELTVARLGLDGADAVVVEDSRNGMLAALAAGLGCAVTTSAYTAEEDFTGASLVVSSLGDPPPDETLTEVVADPLGLRPEPYVRLADLAGLLGKGAVRGRS; translated from the coding sequence GTGAGTGCCGTGCCCGCCCTCATCTTCGACTGCGACGGCGTCCTGGCCGACACGGAGCGTGACGGCCATCTGCCCGCCTTCAACGAGACGTTCGCGGAGTTCGGACTGCCGGTGCGCTGGAGCGACGCCGAGTACGCGCAGCTGGTGAAGGTCGGCGGCGGCAAGGAGCGCATGAAGACGTTGCTGACCCCCGAGTTCCTGGCCGGGACGGGACTGCCGGACGACCCTGCCGCGCTCGACGCCGAGGTCGCGAAGTGGCACCGGCGCAAGACCGAGATCTACACGGGCATCATCGCGAGCGGCGCGGTCCCGCCGCGGCCCGGGGTCCGGCGGATCGCTGAGGAGGCCGCCGACGCCGGGTGGGCCCTCGCTGTCGCCTCCACCTCGGCCGAGCGGTCCGTGCGCAGCGTGCTGGATGTCGCGGTCGGCCACGCGCTCGCGCCGCGCTTCGCGGTCTTCGCCGGGGACGTCGTCGCGCACAAGAAGCCCGCGCCCGACATCTACGAGCTGACCGTGGCGCGCCTCGGCCTCGATGGTGCCGACGCCGTGGTGGTCGAGGACAGCAGGAACGGCATGCTGGCCGCGCTCGCGGCAGGACTCGGCTGTGCCGTCACGACCAGTGCCTATACGGCCGAGGAGGATTTCACGGGCGCCTCGCTCGTCGTCTCCTCGCTGGGCGACCCGCCGCCCGACGAGACGCTGACGGAGGTGGTGGCCGACCCGCTCGGCCTGCGCCCCGAGCCGTACGTGCGGCTCGCGGACCTGGCGGGGCTGCTGGGGAAGGGGGCCGTACGCGGCCGGAGCTGA
- a CDS encoding class II fructose-bisphosphate aldolase, which translates to MPVVPLTDILSDAFDKRYGVPAINIVNDLTLEAVLGAAVDKASPLIVQTSVKTVKSIGSDVLYAMWTAMTAGIEVPVTLHLDHCPEREVISECLRVGWNSVLFDASHLPVEENKRQTVEVVAEARRHGAGVEGEIESITGVEDGVGSDTEAARQDLAVALDFLRTTGVDVFAPAIGNAHGHYKRAPVLDFDRVSDIVAAYPLPIALHGGSGMSDEQFRELISRGCAKVNISTALKETYMQANLAFLKEAAERGKWDPPSLFRAVRGDVVDLAGSLMTLFGSEGRAPVAAGKAG; encoded by the coding sequence GTGCCCGTCGTACCGCTGACCGACATCCTGTCCGACGCCTTCGACAAGCGTTACGGCGTCCCGGCGATCAACATCGTCAACGACCTGACCCTGGAGGCCGTGCTCGGGGCCGCCGTGGACAAGGCGTCGCCCCTCATCGTGCAGACGTCCGTGAAGACCGTGAAATCCATCGGAAGCGACGTGCTGTACGCGATGTGGACGGCGATGACCGCGGGCATCGAGGTGCCCGTCACCCTCCACCTCGACCACTGCCCCGAGCGCGAGGTGATCTCGGAGTGCCTGCGCGTCGGCTGGAACTCCGTCCTGTTCGACGCGTCCCACCTGCCCGTCGAGGAGAACAAGCGACAGACCGTCGAGGTGGTCGCGGAGGCCCGGCGCCACGGCGCGGGCGTGGAGGGGGAGATCGAGTCCATCACCGGGGTCGAGGACGGTGTCGGCAGCGACACCGAGGCCGCGCGGCAGGACCTGGCCGTCGCCCTGGACTTCCTGCGCACCACCGGCGTCGATGTCTTCGCGCCCGCGATCGGCAACGCCCACGGCCACTACAAGCGGGCACCCGTGCTCGACTTCGACCGGGTCTCCGACATCGTCGCGGCCTATCCGCTGCCCATCGCCCTGCACGGTGGCAGCGGTATGTCGGACGAGCAGTTCCGCGAGCTGATCTCCCGGGGATGCGCCAAGGTCAACATCTCCACCGCGCTCAAGGAGACGTACATGCAGGCGAACCTCGCCTTCCTCAAAGAGGCGGCCGAACGCGGGAAGTGGGACCCGCCGTCGCTGTTCCGCGCCGTACGCGGCGACGTCGTCGACCTGGCCGGATCGCTGATGACGCTGTTCGGCAGCGAGGGGCGGGCCCCTGTCGCCGCCGGGAAGGCCGGGTGA